The nucleotide window GAATTTAAAGAACTTAGCCTGGACACACCTGTTCTCTCTGAAAGATACTCACCTGTTACAGTTTTCCCAAAACAACAGGTTAAAGTTAACGAGTTTGTTTTAATAAAGCAGTTATTAAACCCGATCAGTCCCGAAGCTCGAGGATGTCACACAGCGTCACAATTTAAATGCGACGTGAATAAAgatcaataaataattaatgcaAGTAAAAATGATTTATATCAGAGTTAGAGGTTTAAAGATCGTAAATATGTGAAGCTTCAGTTTGTGAAATCAcgttttaaaactttaaacagtaAGGTTAGTTTATTAAAGCTGAGTGACAAACTGTTTTTATAAGTCTCTAAACACGCCTTAGCAATGCTCGCCCCACCAGACTCCATTTAAAAACAGCTGGAATTAAGGTGCTCCCCGAGGTTAAGGTTAATCATCAGGCACACCTCAACGCTTGCACGGAGCCGGATCACAGAGGAACACCCGAGGAACCGTCAGTGTGACCCGGCTCGTTAACCCCTTCGTGCCCGCCTCTAAGCACGCACTCCCCTTAAATCCAGCTGATTTTAGCTGGACTCTGGTGAGCACTAAAGGTTCCGTTAGATCGAGGCTAACCCCCCGCGTCCCGTTGACGTTACCAGCGTAGAGAATCGGTCCTCCAGCACCTCCACGGTCAGCGCCACCCTCCCTCTGATCACGTGCCTGTCGAAGTCCAGGTGCAGGTGCAGGTTCAGGTGCTTGGTGACGCACCTGGTGAACGAGGAGAAGGAGCACGGGTCCGACATGACGTTCAGTCCGGTTACAGCTGAGAGACTGGAGCGCCGAGCTGAGCACGGCCGGTAATCTACCGGAACACGCTGCGCACGCATCCGCGCCGGccttttcacaataaaagtccaAGATCGAGGCGGCGTGCCTTTGTATGTACAgtgttaaataattaaaaaaaaaaccggtgcagtgttaaataaaataataaaataattttttccagctttgttttgtttttcaatatgAATCATGAAACTTGGATGGATTATATATACTTTCAAATATTTCAAAGTAAATCGGTatagtgttaaaaaaaagaaaaagattaatACTGATTGATCAACCAGTTGCACCGATTTGTACTTCGGTTACAGAAAGCAGTGATTTGTTTCTGATAAGAGATCAAACTTGTGTGGATGTATTTGTTGAGGTAACAGGCAGTAAAAATCAGTAGAAactagtaaaataaataaataaaagccgGCAGCCTTGATTTGTAATTCCGCGGGGCTCCAGCAGCGGCGTGTGTGGGTTAATTCTCTCTTGTCCAGCAGGGGGAGCTCTCTCCGGTTTCTGCCCGCTGATGATGATGGAGGCTCGGATGGTGATGCGCGGAGCTGCTGCCGTTTTGGTCCGGTCGTGATGGACCCATTTGACGGTCCCGGTTCTCCCCGACacgaggagcaggaggaggcggggtgCGCGGAAAGCCGCAGCCGGTGGGCCCGCTTCTCCTCCTGGTTGGAGTGCGCGTGCGTCGTTACGTTCGACTTGGAGCTCGGACAAGCCATTGAGGTACGTTAGCTTGGCATCGCTACCATAGCTAGTGATCGATATGTTGATTGATCAAAGAATTGATCGGACCTCCGATCATTGATGATcggagcccccccccccccccccccccccctcgaattctttgttcacatgtgaCCTGTGGAGAAACGCACCTGAACAGGTAAACACTAACCAGGCTGAAAACATTCTCGTCTCTTAAGCTTTCGTTCAATCAGCGTACAACCTGTATCGCGTTAAAATCTGACCGCTCAGTGTTCAGTTTATTGTGGAGGTAAATAAAGATGAGTTCTGTGTTAAAATGTGAATACTTTATGTAAAGGACAGGTGGCAATGAACGTCCGGTTTATTGTAAATGGAGGAGACAGTTAAGGATCCGTGGAAGGCAGCAGAAGTAAAATCAGTTTGGTGGTGGGACTCAAGGAGTTGTATCTGTGGATTAAAGACCGCTATGTTGGCCTAGaacaggggtctgcaacctttaacacccaaagagccacttggaccccgTTTCCacgcaaaaaacaaacaaacactgggagccgcaaatactttttgaaatctaaaatgaagataacactgtatatattgttttttacctttgtgctttgtgcggacaactaaagtaagtaagtaagtaaagtttatttattaagcacttttcacagacaggcagtcacaaagcgctgtacacaaatattaaaataaataatacaatcaatagacattatacacaatgtaaaagatcaaatgtaaataatgtaaaggatataaaatacgtagatcaacaaaaggcttgtttgaacagaaaagtttttaactgctttttaaaagaatccacagagaaactaaggtgtgttgcttatgaaatccatgaagtgctacagagaaaattacattttatttatgtaattaacacattttgaactcttaaagaaatataacaaaaggaaagacacccagctgaactaaaatgatccatgtagcaaacaaaaactcttgtgagccgccacccttttcAGGTCaaggcttttggagccttgaccttacttttaaaaagtaattggaaaaaaagctctatgctgctgaaaaaaggaaaaaagaaatagatatttgcaaaattctgcctaaatatctattttaccttgttaatgtgtgtggcggggcgtggtctgcagtgccgctgcatgggagtcggacgcacctgagcggcacccgcaaccgcgcctcgccgccttaaagtctgtgctctttctgctgttgtgttgtcgggctgtgagctgaaaagctacagccgacTTTATGCGTAcggcaaccgtgtgtgaaaagcggtcaataaagagatgctgaaaagcatgttcatgcaaacatcgtcgggtctgccgtgatatgtttacaatgagacttctggtcccaaacctcggcgcacagcgtctgcaaatcggggctttcatctttacgcaggactgtaagctgtcatctgtgaggcgggagcggtgtttgtttttaacgtagttcacggtggagaacagctgccgacataatgtggatccgaagatccataattggcctatctggggttgaaagtctcgataaatgcacggcgtttcggcgggtacaccggcttctgccagtgtgacgcttattttgagcgatgaaaaaaataataagatataattttatttttatatttcaaaatcacaataatcttccaatttagaactacaagtaaaaaaaaaaaaaaaaagagctaaacacaaataaaatgcacttaagcgaaatacttcttctattttcccaaaccacccggagccgcaaaataaggactaaagagccgcgggttgccgacccctggcctAGAAGCACCAATCCGTGTTTAAAAAACTCAGTTTTCtcattattaaaattaaatttaatacaTTTGAATTAAACTATGGTTTTTCGTTTGGGGTTTGGTTTGAGTTTGTAAGATATCTGCAGACCTGATGTAGAAAACTCCATTTCAAATATTATAGACTCTATACTTTTTCTGCAACTGCTCATCAGAGGATTGTGGTAAAGGACGACATGCAAGTTAAATTAATCCTCTCTTGCTATGGATTCTCTTGATTCTCTTGCTATCTCAGATCGGAAAAACTTAAAATCATCGGAATTTTCAGCAGATTCTGAAatgttttctgctgtgtttactTTCAGCTGGTTTATCCTCAAGATGTGAAGCTGACAGAGAAAGAGGTAAATATCTTCAGCTTCCTGATCACCTGTAAGTGGTGTTGATTACACTTTCACTGATTCTGTTTCGTGTTGACAGAAAACCAGCATCTGCTACCTGTCCTTCCCTGACTCGTACTCAGGTAAGCTGAGGTAATGCTAATTAGTACTGCAGGTGTCAGAGgttggaggtcagaggtcatgtggGCTGTCTGTTATTTCCCAGGGTGCCTTGGGAACACTCAGTTTAGCTTCCGCTTCCGTCAGTCGGTCGGTCGCCGAACATCGAGGCTCAGAGACGACCTTTACAACCGTGACGCTCCCATCACACTGCAGGTGAGACTCACCTGGTTCCTGACTGGCTGATTGCTTTAGCCTCACAGGTGCGTAACATTTCTGTTCTGTCTGTCAGAGAGAAACGGCGCATTTCTTCGGTTACGTCTACTTCAGACAAGTGAAGGACGTCTCTGTGAAGAGGGGCTACTTCCAGAAGGTCATCAAACACATCTGTGTTTACCTGTCTTCACCCGCTCACGGGTGGTCATGATGGTGATAGTCATGTGACTCTATGTTTCAGTCCCTGGTGCTGGTGTCCAGGTTACCATACACTCACCTGTTCCACTCGCTGATGCAGACCATTGCACCTGAGTTCTTTGAGAAGCATGAGCCCTGCCTTGAAGCAGGTGATGACATCATGCTTGGATCATACGTGGGAGCCAATCAGGTTTCAGAATGGTCCTTAACATGTTTTTCCTCTGCCCATCCCTGTAGTTTGTAACGAGATCGACCAGTGGCCTTCACCTGTACCTGGGCAGACCCTCAACCTGCCTGTAATGGGCGTTATCTTACAGGTGAGGAGAGAAGTGGCCTGGCTCACAGGTGACAGAGGGGATGTGGTTtacaggtgtttgtgtgtctcatgTTTCAGGTGAGGATTCCTTCTAAATTCGACAAACCTGGGGGAAGTCCTGTGCGACAGACAGCTAAAGAGGTGAGATCTTGTTGCTTTGATCTTGTTAATAATGtttattcttcttcttgttgttaATAAAGTTTTTTGTATGCGTGCTCAGAACCTGCTGCCGGCGCCGACCCTCCTGCCCACCATCCACGAGCTGGACCTGTTTAAGTCAGTGCTCGTTAAGGTCTTCTATGTTTCTCAGGTGTAGGTGTGCTCTGATTGGTCAGTCTCATTCTCACCTGTGTCCTCCTCAGGTGTTTCCAGTCCGTTCTAATCCACCTGCAGATGCTCTGGGAACTTACCTTGCTCGGGGAGCCGCTTGTCATCATGGCTCCATCTCCCACCATTTCTTCGGAAACAGTCCTGGCTATCATCACTGATCACCTAATCTGATGATCAGTGAACTACACTGATCACCAGATTAGGTGAACTTAAAAGTATAATTCCAGATGACTGATTTGTTGTGTGTGGATGTGCTACAGTAACATTAGCTCTTTGTTCCTGTATGTTCTCTGGGCATTTACTGCAGGTCTTCTTTTTGCATCAGTGTGAATACTTACTGATACATATCAGTGTGAGGGACGCTAAGCTCAGTGTGAAACAAATCATCCTCCATGAATCCTTAAAGCAACACTAAAGACCTGCTTTTAAGTATTTCAGAGATTTCTATACCTTTTATgcctaaaataataataatcacagtGATTTTCCACTTGTGTGATTAGAATAAAGTGAAAATGTAAGCACTGAAACTACAAACAGCACACGATCACAGATGACCTGTGTGACCCCAGCTGAGATCTGAATGAACAACAAGAATCCAAAGTTTACTcagagtttattttattataaaatcatcttgtttttctgctgaagacaaaatatttgaaaggaataaaaaggaaaaagaggatTCAATTAAACTTTAATCAGAGAGAAACAGCCAAGAAGCGAAGGCTGTGATATAATATTGCTTCAGTGCTGAAGTTGATCGATACTGGTCTCTGACTGGTTCTGGACTCGTTTCTGTTGTTACTGACTGGCGGCATTGCTGACGTCCACCTTCAGGTCCTTCGAGACGAGTCCGGAGGTGACCGGGTGCATCCCCGCTCGATGAGCCAGAAACACTCGAAGAGCTTCATCACGAAACTTCTCAAAGTTAAACACCTCCCTGAAAAAGCACAGCCACGACgattaaaacagcagaaacacagTAAGAGAATcagtgctacccctcagcctcctagcaGACACACCTctggtatcaatttcaaaaccCTACATCGCCGTGTTCTCAAGTTATCCGATTAAcacgattttcagaaaacttacTCTGACCTTGAGATTGAGGTCAGTCAGATTCAAACTCAtccaagatttttagtagaCACCTATGGGACCAATTTGAAGCTCCTATGTCATCTTGTTCTCGAGTTATCACACTCACAAACTTAGGTGTTCATGCCATGTCCCCGGGAGGATGACAATAATACCTCATAAGTCTTTAATGGCGGAAGGGGAAAAACGGTAAACGCacagtaaaaacacagaagaaacaaaagaacaaacagtaaaaacaaacatgaaggtCAGTGATGTGGAGTTCTGTTCTAGTGAAACTACTGTTGAAGTGTAAGGACCTGAAGAGTGGTCGTGTAAACTTCATCCTGCCCTGGTCGGTCGCCATCTTCAGCGCCAGTGGAACCGCTTCCTCCCACCTGGACCTGACGCACAGCCTCAGCCACCTGGAaagagcacagccaatcaccAAGAGGATTTAAGGAGGGGAAGGTTTTGAAATGAAAGTCCCATTTAGACCTGCTGAAAGACTCACCTGAAGCGGATCTCTGCATTCATATAGGCATTGAGATCGTAAACCTCCTGCATCTTCTTCACGCGAGTCAGAGGGAGCGGATCCTGAAGGAAGGAACAGGTGAGTGAACGGAAGTGGACGGTAGGGAGTTGAAGTGGAGTATGGGGAGTTGAAGTGTGGTTACCTCTTGCAGTAGTAGTGACAGGAACTCGATGACCTGGTGGGATGACAGAGTCTTCACATCGGACTGCTTGAAGCTGTTCAGGTCCTGGTCTTTAGCCTGAACGGGGACAGAGGATGAAGCTTTGAGCCTGAGCATAAAATCACCCTAAAGAGTCCTCGCCAGATTCAGGTCTTACCTGGAGCCACCTCTGACTGAGAGCGTTGCAGGTGTCAGCCATAGTGGTATCGTATCTGAaacaacagccaatcaggacaaaGGAATCAGATTGTTTTTAGAAATCAGAGACCAGATGGAAGTCTGAGTACTTACTGAGGTTTAACAGGAGGCATCCCAGGTGTGAACATCCAGGCGTTCCAGTCCACCTTGTTCAGGATGTCCACCTGAGACACAAAAACTCATCTCAAGGCTCCATCTTGACCTTTGAACCCACCTATCTGTTACATCTGGAGTTTCTGCCTGATCACTCTGTAAATATTTGTCTTTTCTTGTAACAATCTGACCTCTGACCAAAACCTGCCATGCTGATGTTCCTTCCCTCCAGTCACTGTAACTCTGCCTGAGTGTCCAGTTGTTCCTCACCTTGTCCTTGAAGTAGGCAAACAGGTAGTTCTTCCACTCCTCTGTGGTGACGCTGCTGTAGGCAAACCGCTGGATGTACGACTTCACAAAGCCCATGAACACCTCTGAGCAAAACAGATCAACAGGTGTGTCAGCAACTGAGCAGGAAACAGGTGAGTGTGCAGGAGTGTGCAGGTGTTACCTGGCCCTCCCAGCTGCTCCTCCAGGTGATACAGCAGAGCAAAGCCCTTCTCGTACGGCACGGAGGACAAGGCATCGTCATGACTGACGTCCTGCAGGCTGAGCACCAGGTTGGTCAGAGGGTTGTTGGCTCCAAAGGTGTTCACCTGAGATATGATGAGCACAGGTGAGTGGAAGGAAAACGTGCCTCATGTCAGACTGTGATGTGACACAGGTGAAGGTGGATAATGTTTGGGTTCTCACCGAGTCCTGCAGGTCCTTCCAGCCTCCGATGGCTTGGAACTGCCTGAACTGTTCACTCTCCAAACACCTGCCGATCATCCTCTCCAGGTAGACCGTGTGACCCTCGTTCAGCCTGAAGGCACAAACATGCTGATGTCAAATAATGACGTAATAATAAGCATCCTGTTGGAGCGGACAGTTGATAGTGGAAAATGCAATGtctggttgcctaggtaacccttTATAGTACTTCCCACCACTTTATGTGTCAATCAGCTGTAACCTGTCTGAATTTTTCCTTGTGAAAACCAAAGTAAATCAAAGATTTTCAAAAGGACGGTCTCAGCGAGCTATCGGGTCAGCAGTGGGGACGGGTCAGCCGATACGTTGCATCACCTGACCCTCAAACGCTGGTATTTCTTAATGATTTCTGCCTTTGTGAAGTCGAACCCTGGATGATTTTCTTCAGCTAACCTCAGAGTGAAAATTTCCAGATAAACTAACCCCACCATGAGTTGATCCCATTTCAGAGAACCCATAAGTTCCACAAAGTGCCTGGCCCAAAGCTTCACTCTTAAAACCTACACAGTGTCTGGACACCTGAGCAAATGTGGGCCTGTTCTGCTGCATCGGGTTTTATGATTTAGAGCATGTTTCAAAACCGGTTTTAAGATTTTATCTTCTGAGGCGTCCATGGGTTCTCTACACATCTCTGCAAACACCTGAGACCCTTGAGCTGAGCTccacctgtttgtttgtttaccagAAATGCTCCCAGGTCTTGTTGGTCACCAGGTTTCCAGTCCAGCTGTGAGCGATCTCGTGGGCAATCACCTGTAGGACACATGCACAGTAACAGACAGGTATGGAAGGGAATTTAATTATAATGTATGATCACGTAGTGAGGTGGGAAGAGTCTTGTACTCACACCAGACAGAGATTTGTCTCCAGCCTgaaaacagacaggaaacagctgaTCAGAACTAACAGTCTCATGAACACTGACACATCATGAACAACCTGATTGGCCCCCTGTTTGTACGTACCAGCAAGGTGGGCGTGGCAAAGGTCAGACACGGGTTCTCCATGCCGCCGTAGGGGAAAGATGGAGGGAGAACCAGGATGTCATACTGACCCCAAACATACGGTCCAGCTAGTTCCTCAGCTGTCTTCAGCATGGCTTCGGTCTAAAAGATACGGAACACCCGAACATCACTCCAGCTTCTGTATGTCCTGCATGTTCtacatttttttgtgttctcatgttgtACATGTTTGTATGTTTATATGTTCTCATGTTATGTGTGTCTTCTTTCCATTGTTTGCGTTGCCTCAGTGTGGGTGTGGTTCTCACCTCGGAGAACTCAAACGCTGCTTTGTCCACAAACTCTTTCTCCGACCAGACTCTGGACCTTGGCCCGATCTCCCTGCCAACCAATCAGAGCACAGAGTAAAGTTTACCTGCTGAAGCTGATGCTGTGACATCAGAAGAGGTGAGACGATCTGTACCTGCTTTCCAGAGCTCCAGCCACGATGGCTATCAGGTAGGAGGGCATAGGCACCTGAGATCAGAGGTCAAACAGAGGACAGTCACGCCTGAGACctggtgatgatgatgtcagGTGATGAAGAGAAGAAAGAGACTACCCCTACCGTCTGCCTGAACCTGTAGATGATCCGACCACTATCCTGAGGATCGACTTCCTGTCCATCTCTTACTGCACTCATCACTGCCACCAGGTCCTTAGGGACAGACACCTGAGGGACAGGtacccacacacatacatacaattACATACCTGAGAGACTGATATCAGGCTCTGGGCACTGAGGTGATGCTATGCATGTTGTTCAGGTGTTTTTTAGCaattattaataattttaataatcaATAATATGTCAGTGGTGTTTGTTTACCTGGACAGGTGTGTGTTTACCTGAGCATAGTAGGTGTGCTTGATGGATGGGGTGTCCTGACAGGGGATCATGCTCCTGCAGTGATGAGCCTGTAAGACAGCACATAGGGAACCATGGCTGTTAACTGCCCGTTGTGTTCAGGGGTGGTCTGTACAGAGGACGCTCTGCAGGAGACTGAGGCTttaaaccaggggtccccagtctcagtccacgagggccggtgtccctgcaggttttagatctcaccctgggtcaacacacctgaatcagatgattagttcattaccacgcctctggagaacttcaagacatgttgagaaggtaatttatccatttaaatcagctgtgatggatcaaggacacatctaaaacctgcagggacaccggccctcgtggactgagattggggacccctgctttaaaCTTTACAAGGAAGTGAAATCAGTGTGAAGCAGGTAGAAAACAAGAAGGGACAGGGAAGTAGTTTGTTAATTGCTGCAGTTTCACAAAGTTTCAACAGTTCACAGAAAAACCACAAAAAGTGGAGCTGAAGGTTTTCGTATGCAGCGTTTCAGGTTCAgcaaaaaatatgtttacagtAAAGTTCAGTTTTAAAACTTATTTTAACCTTTTAGAACTTAAAAAAGGtttcaaaagggaaaaaaacctaaaatttctctaaattcaaatttaaacattaaatttttaataatttatattgcATATAGCTCAGGTGAGGGTAAATGGCTCACCTGGCACTGGCTGAACAGGTAGGGGTGCTTTTTCCCGGCAGTTTGCTCAGGCGTGAGCCACTGCAGCGCTGTCGCTGATGGAGACGTCTCATATGTCACCTCCACGATCACATGTTGCCCTCTGATTGGACAGCAGAGGTTAGATTTTAATTAGAAAAGATAGGCCAtaaggacagagagagaggagggcggAGTCACCTGGAGAGGTCAAATGGCAGCGTGATCTCCAATGGGGTCCCCTTGAAGCTGTGTTTGGGGCCCAGGCTGAAGCGCGCTGGCTGCCCATTGGCCGTCACCGACACCACGCTCAGGTCACTGCTGTCCAAAGTCTATGGGACAGAAAACCCCAGTTATCGAGCTGCTGCGTCAGCACCTGAACCTGCTGATAAACATTCACCTGTCCTACCTGCACAAAGTCCACCTTACACACTCTGTCTTAAAGCCGAGGCATTCAAAGAAAACCTTATTTCACTTGTGTAGCTATCGGTCTTTAAACAATCAGACACACCTTTATGGACAGGTGAGGGTTAACCTCTTAAGCAGG belongs to Oreochromis niloticus isolate F11D_XX linkage group LG17, O_niloticus_UMD_NMBU, whole genome shotgun sequence and includes:
- the LOC106097677 gene encoding protein DENND6B — translated: MDPFDGPGSPRHEEQEEAGCAESRSRWARFSSWLECACVVTFDLELGQAIELVYPQDVKLTEKEKTSICYLSFPDSYSGCLGNTQFSFRFRQSVGRRTSRLRDDLYNRDAPITLQRETAHFFGYVYFRQVKDVSVKRGYFQKSLVLVSRLPYTHLFHSLMQTIAPEFFEKHEPCLEAVCNEIDQWPSPVPGQTLNLPVMGVILQVRIPSKFDKPGGSPVRQTAKENLLPAPTLLPTIHELDLFKCFQSVLIHLQMLWELTLLGEPLVIMAPSPTISSETVLAIITDHLI
- the LOC109194261 gene encoding leukotriene A-4 hydrolase, with amino-acid sequence MRAQRVPVDYRPCSARRSSLSAVTGLNVMSDSCSFSSFTRCVTKHLNLHLHLDFDRHVIKGRVALTVEALEDRFSTLTLDSSDLSVVSVTANGQPARFSLGPKHSFKGTPLEITLPFDLSRGQHVIVEVTYETSPSATALQWLTPEQTAGKKHPYLFSQCQAHHCRSMIPCQDTPSIKHTYYAQVSVPKDLVAVMSAVRDGQEVDPQDSGRIIYRFRQTVPMPSYLIAIVAGALESREIGPRSRVWSEKEFVDKAAFEFSETEAMLKTAEELAGPYVWGQYDILVLPPSFPYGGMENPCLTFATPTLLAGDKSLSGVIAHEIAHSWTGNLVTNKTWEHFWLNEGHTVYLERMIGRCLESEQFRQFQAIGGWKDLQDSVNTFGANNPLTNLVLSLQDVSHDDALSSVPYEKGFALLYHLEEQLGGPEVFMGFVKSYIQRFAYSSVTTEEWKNYLFAYFKDKVDILNKVDWNAWMFTPGMPPVKPQYDTTMADTCNALSQRWLQAKDQDLNSFKQSDVKTLSSHQVIEFLSLLLQEDPLPLTRVKKMQEVYDLNAYMNAEIRFRWLRLCVRSRWEEAVPLALKMATDQGRMKFTRPLFREVFNFEKFRDEALRVFLAHRAGMHPVTSGLVSKDLKVDVSNAASQ